A single Calidifontibacter indicus DNA region contains:
- a CDS encoding hemolysin family protein: MYEWILIGLGVLLTAGTAMFVAAEFSLVALDRPSVQRAADEGDAGARSVLASLRSLSTQLSAAQVGITLTTLVLGWLVEPSLGRLLEGPLTAIGLSEPVAATTSTVVALVIASIFSMIFGELIPQFLGISAPLGVATVVAAPVRFVGLIFKPLILLLNGSANAILRSLNIEPQEELSAARTPQELASMVRHSAAAGTMEEGTARLLARSLGFGERVAADVMTPRVRCSFVERTASAEDVIDLARATGHSRFPVLGDGWDDVEGMVHVKKAIAVPHDRRADVPVTALMVPPVFVPETVRLDPLLLQLRGGGLQLALVIDEYAGTSGIVSLEDVIEEIVGEVTDEHDKVADPSRLLADGSWTVSGMWRPDEVADRIGAEIPEGPNYETVGGFVMAQVGRVPEVGDEVELDGWRLRVLSMDRRRVDRVRLTPVVPEAAEEEQS; encoded by the coding sequence ATGTACGAATGGATCCTCATCGGTCTCGGCGTGCTGCTGACAGCCGGAACGGCGATGTTCGTCGCCGCGGAGTTCTCCCTCGTTGCCCTCGATCGGCCGAGCGTCCAGCGCGCGGCCGACGAAGGTGACGCGGGCGCGCGCTCGGTGCTCGCGTCACTGCGCAGCCTGTCGACCCAGCTTTCGGCCGCGCAGGTCGGCATCACCTTGACGACGCTGGTGCTCGGTTGGTTGGTCGAACCCTCGCTCGGCCGGTTGCTGGAAGGGCCGCTCACCGCGATCGGGCTGAGCGAGCCGGTGGCCGCGACCACGTCGACGGTCGTCGCGCTGGTGATCGCGTCGATCTTCTCGATGATCTTCGGTGAACTCATCCCGCAGTTCCTCGGCATCTCGGCACCGCTCGGTGTCGCCACCGTCGTCGCGGCGCCCGTGCGCTTCGTCGGCCTGATCTTCAAGCCGCTGATCCTGCTGCTCAACGGATCGGCCAACGCAATCCTGCGGTCGCTCAACATCGAGCCGCAGGAGGAACTCTCGGCCGCCCGCACCCCGCAGGAACTCGCGTCGATGGTGCGTCACTCGGCCGCCGCCGGAACGATGGAGGAGGGCACGGCGCGGCTGCTGGCGCGGTCGCTGGGCTTCGGTGAGCGCGTCGCGGCCGATGTCATGACCCCGCGCGTGCGGTGCTCCTTCGTCGAGCGCACCGCCTCGGCCGAGGACGTCATCGACCTGGCCCGCGCCACCGGCCACTCCCGCTTCCCGGTGCTCGGCGACGGGTGGGACGACGTCGAGGGCATGGTGCACGTGAAGAAGGCGATCGCGGTGCCCCACGACCGGCGCGCCGACGTGCCGGTGACCGCCCTCATGGTGCCGCCGGTGTTCGTGCCGGAGACGGTGCGCCTCGACCCGCTGCTGCTGCAGTTGCGCGGCGGGGGACTGCAACTCGCCCTGGTGATCGACGAGTACGCCGGCACCTCCGGCATCGTGTCGCTCGAGGACGTCATCGAGGAGATCGTCGGTGAGGTGACCGACGAGCACGACAAGGTGGCCGACCCCAGTCGCCTTCTCGCAGACGGCAGTTGGACGGTGTCGGGCATGTGGCGACCCGACGAGGTGGCCGACCGGATCGGCGCCGAGATCCCCGAAGGACCCAACTACGAAACGGTCGGCGGGTTCGTCATGGCACAGGTCGGACGCGTGCCCGAGGTCGGCGACGAGGTCGAGCTCGACGGGTGGCGGCTGCGGGTGCTGTCGATGGACCGCCGCCGGGTCGACCGGGTGCGGCTGACCCCCGTCGTGCCCGAAGCCGCCGAGGAGGAGCAGTCGTGA
- a CDS encoding ABC transporter ATP-binding protein, which yields MSAAPATASSPVGGSDRGRIVVQKLTKSFGSFRAVDNLSFEVPPGRVTGFLGPNGAGKTTTLRMILGLIRPTSGGSTIGGVPYVQLSDPLRVVGAALEATNFHPGRTGRDHLRVMATAAGLPASRADELLELVGIPAAAKKPAGGYSMGMRQRLGLAGALLGDPDVLVLDEPANGLDPEGIRWLRGFLRHLAGNGKTILVSSHLLAEVEQTVDDVIILANGRLIRQGTIEELRGHPKVRVVVPDPARLAQALNGAGIATEPGDAPGTVFALTENAASVGDIAFRAGLPVHELRRQQADLEALFFELTSQGGARNRNLGAPAAGAGQPGAAPTQAPTKAPTEHVDPTSAPTEGEAL from the coding sequence GTGTCAGCAGCACCCGCCACCGCTTCCTCACCTGTCGGCGGCTCCGACCGCGGCCGCATCGTGGTGCAGAAGCTCACCAAGTCGTTCGGTTCGTTCCGCGCCGTCGACAACCTGTCGTTCGAAGTGCCACCGGGCCGTGTCACCGGCTTCCTCGGCCCGAACGGCGCCGGCAAGACGACCACGCTGCGGATGATCCTCGGCCTCATCCGGCCGACGTCCGGTGGCTCCACGATCGGCGGCGTGCCCTATGTGCAACTGAGCGACCCGCTGCGCGTCGTGGGCGCCGCGCTCGAGGCGACCAACTTCCACCCCGGGCGTACCGGACGCGACCACCTTCGGGTGATGGCCACCGCCGCCGGGCTGCCTGCGTCGCGGGCCGACGAACTGCTCGAACTGGTGGGCATTCCGGCCGCCGCGAAGAAGCCGGCCGGCGGCTACTCGATGGGTATGCGACAACGGCTCGGGTTGGCCGGCGCGCTGCTCGGCGATCCCGATGTGCTCGTGCTCGACGAACCCGCCAACGGCCTCGACCCCGAGGGCATCCGGTGGTTGCGCGGCTTCCTGCGGCACCTGGCCGGCAACGGCAAGACCATCCTGGTGTCGAGCCACCTGCTCGCCGAGGTGGAGCAGACCGTCGACGACGTGATCATCCTGGCCAACGGTCGCCTCATCCGGCAGGGCACGATCGAGGAACTGCGCGGTCACCCGAAGGTGCGGGTCGTCGTGCCCGACCCGGCACGGCTGGCCCAGGCGCTGAACGGTGCGGGCATCGCCACCGAACCTGGCGACGCGCCGGGCACGGTCTTCGCGCTCACCGAGAACGCCGCGTCCGTCGGCGACATCGCCTTCCGCGCCGGGCTGCCGGTGCACGAACTGCGCCGCCAGCAGGCCGACCTCGAAGCGTTGTTCTTCGAACTCACCAGCCAGGGCGGTGCACGCAACCGCAACCTCGGCGCGCCCGCCGCCGGTGCCGGACAACCCGGCGCGGCCCCCACCCAAGCGCCGACCAAAGCCCCGACCGAACACGTCGATCCGACATCCGCCCCGACCGAAGGAGAGGCGCTCTGA
- a CDS encoding ABC transporter permease — protein MGRAIKAEVQKMLTTKLWWGMAIAVFACGALFALFLGLILGGDNPENSGIPTMNPREIATSTYTGGVGFGYTLLMVIGIMTIGAEYRHKTITGTLLAFPRRPQMITAKVVALLAFGVFYGLVFLIGSVSVGFTVLSARGLDAFPEPGALVRSLLLVLLVLGLWALIGLGLGVLIPNQVAAILTGVGIAFIVEPLLGLLISQVSFGETIAKFFPSYATNAVLGATSSGEGAQSLLNWWEGSLVLLAYAAVFVGIGTWLTNRRDVS, from the coding sequence ATGGGCCGCGCGATCAAGGCCGAAGTGCAGAAGATGCTCACCACCAAGCTGTGGTGGGGCATGGCGATCGCCGTCTTCGCCTGCGGCGCGCTGTTCGCGTTGTTCCTCGGGCTCATCCTCGGCGGCGACAACCCCGAGAACTCCGGCATTCCCACCATGAACCCGCGTGAGATCGCGACGAGCACCTACACCGGTGGCGTCGGGTTCGGTTACACGCTGCTCATGGTGATCGGCATCATGACGATCGGCGCGGAGTACCGCCACAAGACGATCACCGGCACCCTGCTCGCCTTCCCCCGGCGGCCGCAGATGATCACGGCGAAGGTCGTGGCGCTGCTCGCGTTCGGTGTCTTCTACGGACTCGTGTTCCTCATCGGTTCGGTGTCCGTCGGCTTCACCGTGCTGTCGGCCCGCGGGCTGGACGCGTTCCCGGAGCCCGGGGCGCTCGTGCGCTCGCTGTTGCTCGTGCTGCTCGTGCTGGGCCTCTGGGCGCTCATCGGGCTCGGTCTCGGTGTGCTGATCCCCAACCAGGTGGCGGCGATCCTCACCGGTGTCGGCATCGCGTTCATCGTCGAACCGCTGCTCGGTCTGCTCATCTCGCAGGTGTCGTTCGGCGAGACGATCGCGAAGTTCTTCCCCAGCTATGCGACCAACGCGGTGCTCGGTGCGACGTCGAGCGGCGAGGGTGCGCAGAGCCTGCTGAACTGGTGGGAAGGTTCGCTGGTGCTGCTCGCCTATGCGGCGGTTTTCGTCGGCATCGGCACCTGGCTGACCAACCGGCGCGACGTCAGCTGA